Part of the Cuculus canorus isolate bCucCan1 chromosome 25, bCucCan1.pri, whole genome shotgun sequence genome is shown below.
CTCCTGCATTTGGGCATCCCTTAATCTCAGTCTTTAGCCCATGAATTAGGTCTTCCTAATGTGCCCATGTTTCATATAGGGTTTTTCCAGCCTTCCTCTTGCCaagtcatagagtcatggaatcattatGATTGGAAAAGctctctcagctcatccagtccaaccatgagcccaaccccaccgtACCAACTGAACTGTGACCCCAAGTGGCACAGGTACACATTgtttgaacccttccagggatggagactcccccgcccccctgccctgggcagcctctgccagggcttcaccactctgtcagggaAGACATTTGTCttgatatccaatctaaacctcctctggtgcaacttgaggccatttcctctcatcctatcgctttttacgtgggagaagagaccaggaCCCAGGGTCTTCAGGGATGTGGAGCTCACCAGCTCTCCCCTTTCTAGGGGAGCCTTCCTAGTGAGGGGTCCTCAGGGTGAGATGGGGGCAGCCGGTGATCAGAGCCACTCAGGGAAACGGGTCTATGTCCTGAGCTGCCACGTTGTTGGTTTGCTGGGCTCACATCACTCTTGAACACTGGCaggtgctggggctgggctgggcgaGGGGAGCACCAACCTCTTGAGCATTTATGAGGGCAagcagtgataggacgagaggagtggctttaaattggaagggggaagatttagattggacgttaggaagaaattcttcacagtcagggtggggaggccctggcccaggttgcccagagcagtggtggctgccccatccttgaggtgttcaaggccaggttggatggggcttggagcaaccggatccagtgggaggtgtccctgcccgtggcagggggtgggactgggtaggctttgaggtcccatccaacctaaaccattctatgagtctgcCTGCACCCCCAAGCTGCCTTGCTGGTCTAAAGATGGGgaatcccatccctccatccccttttTCCCACTGCAAACAGCCTGGCTGCAATTCACAGCTCTAGAGCTTGCTCCAGCCCTTTCTCCTGCTTGCTCTTGATGCTGTCAGCCCATGTTAAAAGTGAGCTGTGAGCTGAAACGAGGCGTTTTCTCAGTGTGACAGGAGTGCCCGGCAGCTGAGTGGGTATGAAAGGAAGAGGGCAGCGCTGCCGTGGAGCTGCGAGGCTGGAAGGCTCTTGTTCCTGAGCTAATTGGAACAAACCTGCAGTGCTCCCGGGGTGCCCGAGGTTTCTTCGTTTAGTCTCTTTGCTCCTGCATTGCCCGGCAAAATCCACACAGAGCTCAGGAGAACCAGAGAATGAGTTCAAGCCCATCATTTTTAGATTCTCCTGAATCTTTTCATGGCTTCAGATTGGCTGCTCTGCAGTAATTTCCTCCATGGGGTTGTGTCCAGCCCCTCTTGCTGTGAACAGGTGTTTGATTCCCTCTTGGTGTTGTCAGCACCACCATGAGGCTTCCTTTGGTCTCAAAGCCTGTTTGCTGGAGGTGATAGTCTCAGCTTTGTGCTGGGAAAATCACGGTGAGACACTCCAGGCATGGGTTTACCTGTGACAGCAAAGCCTGATCTTGTGTTTGCCCTTCTTTCCAGAGGATACTGGacataggatcatggaatgatttgggttggaagggacctcaaaatcCATCCggtcccaccctctgccatgggcagggacacctcccactggatccggttgctccaagccccatccaacctggccttgaacccctccagggatggggcagccaccactgctctgggcaacctgggccagggcctccccaccctcacaggaaaacatttctccctaagatctcatctcagtctcccctctttcagctcaaaaccgttcccctcatcctccctctgtcctccctggtccagagcccctccccagctttcctggagcccctttcagcactggaagctgctctaaagtctccttgaagccttctcttctccaggctgaacaactccaactctctcagcctgtcctcgtacgggaggtgctccagcccttggatcatcttcatggcccaTGACAGACATCATTTGTGCTTGGGTAGACCCTGGAGGAAGGGTGGAAGGTGTCtcctggggaaggagaggcaCAAACCACCTTGCTCCTCTGTGCACCTCATCGCTGGctgctctctggctgctgcctcGCGTGTCTTCCTTGGTGGGGATCGCGCTCTGGCACACAGCGCTATGTACAAAAGTACAGTTGGATTTTCGATTCCGGCTCACAGAGCGGTTCAGCCCCTGCTCCAAACAGCGAGGACGGCCAAGGTTCCTGGAAGCTGCCTGGGGTGGGTGTGATGGAGACAGTTCTTGCTGTGGGTTTCTTTTCACCTCCCCATTGCCTGGAAACCTTTTCAATCCTTTTTTAAGGGAATTCCTAATTAGCGTGATTTGCTTCTCTTGGCAGCGCTCAAGTGATGCCGCTGTGTTGACACCCCTGAGAAAGCTGGTGTTTGAACCGATGTCTCTTGGCTGAGTTGGGGGCTTTAGGGATTGGTGTTTGGTCAACAAAAGTTGTCTTGTTCATTGCAGCTCTTCTTTAAACACAGGAAACCCTGACACTTGCCAAATGGCCAGAGTTGGCAGGGAGAGAACTGTTCGATAGAGCAGCTCATGGGAAAGTGCTGGCCAAGACTGGGATtgtgggggacagagggggatAAGGCGTTGCCCGTGGACCTGGAAGACGCCTTAGAAGACGCCTGGAAGACATAGTTCTGACCCTCTGATCCGTTTGGTtgcctcctctctgctccaccaTTGCTCCTGAGAGAGGAGTTTTGGTTCTCTGGCCCCGTGTTGCGCTGACTGTGTGGCACATCCCGAACTGTGTGGAGGAAGTGGTGATCTGTGGCTGCCGGCACGGGGAACCTGGGGTGGGAGAACACGCTGGGGAAGTGGGGCACGTTGGTCACCAGCTTGAGGTGTCGTGAGGCTTGGCCTCAGGTGACAGCATCTTCATGGCTCCCTGCTCTCTCTTGCAGGAGAAGTGGTGAACACCCACGGTCCTGTGGAGCCAGACAAAGACAATATCCGCCAGGAGCCATACACCTTGCCTCAGGGCTTCACCTGGGACGCCCTGGACCTTGGGGACAGAGGTGTGGTGAGTACAGGCATCTTGGCACACGTAGGCCGGGAGGGTGTCTCTGTTGTGCAGTCAGCAGTTCTGTGCTTGGACTGCCCAGAATGGTTTAGGGGACAGGAACATGTCCATCACCACACcgagcagctccagctcagtGGTCACACCATCTCCTTGGAGTTGGGTGGGTCTGGCTTCCCTCACCCTGCAGTACCTCTCACCCATCCCATGTTGGCCTGGTTTCTTCATGGAGGTGAATGAGGACTTCTGCACAAGCTCTTTAAGCATCAGGAAGCCTGAAGCCAGGAGTTTTCAATTGGGAAGACTCTCCAGACCACGGAGCTGGTGGGAAGCAGGACTTATCTTTGTGTCCTGCTACTTAACCCAGCTCTGCAGTGGCACCAGTTCAGGACCCCAGAGCAGGAACAAGtgccaggagcagggacacGGCTGCATGTGACACTATTGCTGTGGCCACACGAGAAGCATTCAGGGTCCCATCTCAACGCAACGGGAGGCTGTGATGGCTGAATAACTCTCCTGACCTTCTTGTTCTCTCCTGCTTTAGCTGAAAGAGCTGTACACGCTTCTGAACGAGAACTACGTGGAGGATGACGACAACATGTTCCGGTTCGATTACTCTCCCGAGTTCCTGCTGTGGTGAGTGGCACCATGACCGCGGAGCAGAGCGTGTTGGATTCTGGCAAGCCTGATCCCAGTGACAGCACACCAGCTGCCTTTGCTTATCccatctctcttctttctgaaatctcCCTTCCCCATCTGTCACCATGTGTGTCCCAGGTTCACTGCGAGAGGGGTCTCCTCCCCCAGCCTGTGATTTCTTTGAGATATGGAAGCTTAAAAccgtttttttttcccctctttggtTTGATCCTCTGGGGTTTGTAAAACTCCCAGTAGCTGAGAAGCTTCCCAGTGTCCCGGATCCGTAGGATGAAGGCAGCTGCCAAGTAATGTTGCCAGCAGTGACACTTGGAGACCTGTTGTAGCAAAGCTGCTGTTTCCTCGGGGCATTTGTAAATCAAAGAACACGGTTTCCCTCCTGTGTCACCAGTGAGAACTCGCTTTGGCCGCAGAATTGGCCAAGAGTGCAGCAGTCCTGCCTTGTCACATCTCTGTCACCCTCTCATCCTCCTGTGTTGGGCAGTAGGAGCAAGACACAAGGCGTCCAAGGACAGAATGGGGAGGCAGAGCAGGTACACGAGGGATCTTTGGATGTGACTTCTGAtgtgtctcttctccagggcgCTGCGTCCTCCGGGCTGGTTGCCCCAGTGGCACTGTGGAGTCAGAGTTGTCTCCAGCAAGAAGCTGGTTGGATTTATCAGCGCCATTCCGGCCACTATCCACATTTATGACACGTGAGTGCTGCTTGGCTGTGTTTCTCTGCCCCTTGGTGGCCCGTGGGGCTTCCAGGGAGCACTCAGGAGGCCTTATCTGTGGTGTCCCTCCTGACCGGCTGAGCCAGGCCTACACCATCCAGCCGTGGAGATGCTTTGCTGCTTTGGAGGAGAGGGTGGAGGATATTTAAAGTGGGCAGCGAGAGCCCTGTGCCAGGGCAGTCAGCAGCTATGAAAGCTGTTTTCCTCAGTGAGTGAGTTCAGCGCAGCTTTCTGGCTTTCCGAAATCCTTCAGAGCTGGACGGAAACCATTTTCCCTGGGAAAACCTTGGATCACAGCTTAAGAGAGAGCTCTCCAAACCCAACCCTTGCCCTCTGGCCTTCCCCGAGGCTTTgactcttctttctcttgaaaGGGCTGGAGGTAAATAGCCCAGGGTgttggagcaatctgatcctTCTAGGTCAGGATGGTCAGGTCTTATTCTCTGCCTTGTTTCTTTCCCAAGAGAGAAGAAGATGGTAGAGATAAACTTCCTGTGCGTCCACAAAAAGTTGCGCTCGAAACGGGTGGCTCCGGTCTTGATCCGTGAGATCACACGGCGGGTTCATCTGGAGGGAATCTTTCAGGCTGTTTACACTGCAGGAGTGGTGCTGCCAAAGCCTGTGGGGACTTGCAGGTGAGTGACTGTGATTCTTCAAAGAGCTTGTGGGCTTCACCCTTCCCTTGCCGAGACTCCCTGTGTGATGTGTAGAATGCATGGGCTTCTCTGGGACAGGAGAGATAAACTTCAGCCTAGGTTTCTCCTCCCCACGCCATCCTTCTAGGATTAAGCCCAGCAGCTTTGCTTGAGCTGCTCGTGTATAAAGACAGAAGCCTTTCTGAAGCACAAGCGTTTCAGGCcacctgtgttttctctgtgaaagCCTCTTTACAAGCCAGTGTGATGTTCTCGCTTGCCCTCTCATGGCAGCTACGAGAACCTCATGCTGTCCTGCCCAAGAATAAGTCTCCCACCACGAGTGTGTTTCTGCAGGTATTGGCACCGGTCCCTGAATCCTCGGAAACTCATCGAGGTCAAATTTTCCCACCTGAGCAGGAACATGACTATGCAACGCACCATGAAGCTTTACCGGTTGCCTGAGGTGGGTGCCAGTGGGGCAGAGCTCACAAATTGTTCCTTGCTGAGCAAGGGGTGAGGCCGGGGAACTGGAAACACAAACATCTTGGCTGAGGTCAGGTCTTGCCTGGAGAGATGGGATTGGTTCCATGCAGTAAATGACTCTGTCAAGCCCCGCCTCCAGTAttatgtgcagttttgggtgctgcAGTGCAAAAAGGctctaaagctactggagagcgtccagagaagggcacgGAGTTGGTCAaaggtttagaggggaagcgtgtgaggagcagctgaagtcgcttggtctgttcagcctggaggagactaaggggagacctcatagcagtttactgccTCCTCAtaagcagaggaggaggagcagcaggcgctgagctctgcCCTCTGGACCCGAGGGAATGTCAGGAAAATGCCAGGGGTTAGGTTGGAttttaggaaaaggttcttcatgcagagggtggtggagtactggaacagctcccagggaagctgtcatggccccaagcctgacaatattccagaagcctttggtcaacaccctcagccccgCAGTGTGAATGATGGAGTTGTcttgtgcagggacaggagttggactcgatgatccttgtgggtcctttccaactcattctgccattctgtgattctgtgacttgaCTTTATTTTTGCCTGGGTACCTGCATTCTAAGGACAGATTCTTACAGCTAGAGGACCTGGTGAGCTTTTGTTTCATGGTGAGTCATGTCCAGTCCTCCTGGTAAAACGAGAATGCAGATATGACAGCCTTCATCTGTCCAAACACCGCCTCGGAATGACCTTGAATTGGGTTAGTTTCTCATTCCTCACTCAGACTGATCGGTTCTGTCACTGCCATTGTCCTGCTGGGGAAGTTCCACAGTTGGATGTGGGAGAAAAGACAAACCAAGCATTCAAATTGCCACCACCTTCCCTGACCTCTTTGGCCTCCTTCTGTGGGTCAGAGCTGCTCATTACAGTTGGAGAGCTCTGCTTTAGTGCTGGGCGGCGCGTGGCTCGTGGcttctgcctcctgctgctcttctgtcGCTCCCGCTGTGTGCACAGAAACCCAGACCCAGAAGCGGTTTGTGCTGCTTGGTCTGGGCTTTTGCTGAGCGATCCAAACCCAAGATTAGAAATCGAGGCCAACTGGAAATAACATCAGGTGGTTCCTTGCAGTGTCTGGGCACTTCAGGGGACTGGGACACGTCTCCGCAGCACGAGCGGGAGCAGAGAcctggaggaaagcagagatctTGTGTCATTAGTGGGTTAGAGGACACTTCCAGCAGGATTTGACCTGGCACGTGGGGCTTTGGAACCCACTGTGCTTCTCTGCAGTCTTTGCCATCAGCATCACAGTCGATCGCATCCATCCTTCTGCTGGGGCTGAGAGTGTTGGGTTGTGGGAGTGAAAATGGTCTGATCTAAGCAGAAAGCATCTCCATGCCGCTTGTCAGAGAGCCCTTGGGTGATAAAAGCCACCATGCAAGCAACGTGAACAATTTGTCTCACTTTCTGTAGACTCCCAAGACACCCGGCTTGCGGCCGATGGAACACAGGGATATCTCCGCAGTGCACAAGCTCTTGACCGAGTACCTGAAGCAGTTCCATCTGACGCCCATCATGAGTCGAGAGGAGGTGGAGCATTGGTTCTTACCTCAGGAGAACATCATTGACACCTTTGTGGTAGAGGTGAGGGGGCAGGAGTGAGGTGGGGGAGTGTTTTCCTGAGCTTCTGCCTCCACTGGAAGAGTGTGCAGTGAGCTGTGGGAGTGATTGGAAATGCTCTTCCACGATGAGAGgattgagctgctggagcatgtgctTCTTCATCCTGGCTGCCCTGAGCCTCCTCGCGGGGAGCTCACACATCACTCAGGACTGGCAAAGCCCCTCTAAAGCTCCAGCCAAGCTTTATCCTGGCCCTGACAATGTTGTGGTGTCACTTCTGGCTTCCAGAGCACCCCGGGAGAGGTGACAGACTTCCTGAGCTTCTACACGCTGCCCTCCACCATCATGAACCACCCGACTCACAAGAGCCTGAAAGCTGCTTACTCCTTCTACAACGTTCACACCAAGACGCCTCTCATTGACCTCATGAGTGATGCTCTCATACTCGCCAAGTCGGTGAGTGATGGCAGAACTGGGGTGGCACTGCCGGGCGCTGGGCAGCACTCTGGGCACCAGGCAGCTCTCTGGGCACTGGGCAGCTCTCTGGGCACTGGGCAGCTCTCTGGGCAGCTCTCTGGGCACTGGGCAGCTCTCCGAGCAGCTTACCAGGCACTGGGCAGCTCTCTGGGCGCTGGGCAGGTCTCTGGGCAGCTCCCTGCTTGCCTGACCGCCCTTGGGTTTGTGAGCAGAGCTGGTACTCAGGGCAGTACAAACCCAAATCATACAGGATGTGCTGCccaggagagagacagagaacaCCCTGAACCCCTTGGCCAGCTGAGCTCAGTGTGTCTCCTCGTTTCTTACAGCAACTGATATTGCTGCGAGTCTCTAGCGCTCGGATTGAGGGTGGGCACGCCAACACTGACTTCCCTATCAGCCTCGCTCCCTTCTGGGGGTGCAAAGCTTCTAGGGGTGCAAAATGCACTGATGGCTTTGTGTCTTGCCCATACAGAAAGGATTCGACGTCTTCAATGCACTGGAtctcatggaaaacaaaaccttcctggagaagctgaagtTTGGGATCGGGGATGGGAACCTGCAGTATTACCTGTACAATTGGAAGTGTCCCAGCATGGCACCAGAGAAGGTCAGTGCCATGGGGTGCAGAGTCCTGCGCCACAGCCGCTGCGCAGAAAGAGGTCTTGTGCCCTACAGAGTCCGTATTGTCACAAACAACTGCAGAGATGACCTCTTCCCTCTgtggatggagggcagggacaggcagacGGCCGCAGAGTGACAAAACTGGTCATTGTGACAGTCACCTGGGAGGTGTTTGCTGTGCCTTGAGAGCCTGCACAGGACCTGGATGTCACCCCGTGGCCCTGTGTGTCAGTCCTGTGGTGGGGCGAGACAAACTAGAGCCCCTCTAGAGAGAGCAGAGGAGCTTGGGAGCTGCTGGGCCACTGTTGAGCAAGACACCATGACGATGGGGAACTCTGCCAGCACGGTCGCTCATAGCACGTGCAGAGGGGCTGAGCCCTGGGGTTACAGAggtgtccccttgtccccaaggCCAGCAGCTCGCTTCCCACCCAGCCGCTCCCAGCGCTGCAGCTGTAGACactccatctccttccctggCACCGTTGTTGGGCAGCACCCGCTTGCTGCTGTGTCTCCACCTCATCTGAAGGTGTGGTTCAGCATCCATGTGGTCAAAGCCACCTTGGAGAGAACAGTGCTTGAGACCAGAAGCCACCCAGCTGCACTGGGCTGCAGCTAATTAAGGCCCTCTGGCAGTAACGAAGCTTTGGTTCTCTTCACTGAGCATGTGAAGGCAGGTCAGTGTCAATGAGTATAAGCCCACGTGCCTTAAACCAGCCTCGCTTTGCCTCTGAGCCTTGTAAAAAGCTCCAGGGAAGTTTGAGCAGTCCCTTTTCTCACCAGGAGCTGGTGGCTTGGAGATGCTGGGATCTGCTCCAGCCGTACCCTGTGGTGGGGCTGCCCGTGGCTCTGGCAGGTCAGAGCCTGGGACGGGGCTCCAGCGTGTCCTGTCACGCAGTGGCCACAGAGCACCCAGCAGTGCCGGTGCCTGCAGAGGAACCTATCCTGATCCCAGGCTCTTGGGAAGCAGGTCCTCCCAAACCTATTGTTCTTAGCTTAGAAACAACCTTGTTTTGCAAATTGAAGCTGTCCTACACTCTGTCCAGGCTTGTCACACCCCACATATTGATCATCTGCCCAGATCGGAGCTGGGCAGGGTCTGTGCGCGTGTTCAGCCACACACCCAGGgctctccctgctcccaaaGCTGGTGGGAAAACCCACGTGGGTGGTGCTGAGCCCTCCTGGACGGCACGATGAGGGCTTGCAGCTGGCTCTGAGGGAGGACGCTGGGGCACATCCTGACCTGCCGTCTCCATTGGCTCCCCCAGGTTGGCCTGGTGTTGCAGTAAACGAGCCCTTGCCAGGAGATCGTGGTGCCGCCAAGGAGCCGGGCCTGCTGGAGGTGCTGACCTCATCCTTTCTGCTGAAGCCAGACCCACACCGGGAGAGGTGGAACCAAACCAGTCGCCCACCACTTCACCGACCACGTCCCGCAGCGCCGGCCACTGCTTCCCCGCTGGCATCAGCCGTCtcctttgttttgatttaattgCATCCTCATAAAGACATGATCAAGGGAATGTAACTGCTGGAACTAGATCATGATTGGCGTATAATGGAATTAACGGGTGAATAATAAaagtatatattatatatattttaaatctttcctgTTCCAAACTGACCCGAGTTGCATTCATCTGCTGAAGCCACCTCCGAGTCGCAGGATCGTGACTGTTCTCAACGGGGCAACCGAGGTAGATGCTTGCTGTGCCCAACGGCTCGGCGTTGTGGAGCACCGCGGTGGCTGCCGAGCCCTCCTGCCAGCCTGGAGGCTCTTTGGGGCTCTGTCCCACGCTCAGCTCATTTTCCCCCCGGTTTGCTCCCTTCTCCATTAAACTCTGTCCTTCCCGCGGGTGCCTGGAGCGGGAGGATGGAATTTCTTTCTAAGGGCTATTTGTGCAAGCGCTGCCTTGTCCCTTCTCCTCAGTCTCGGAGACTCGAACCCTCTCTGCTCAACGAGTGAGAGCAGCAACGCCCGAAGATCTGGAGGGACTTTGGTCCTCGCTGCCACCAGAGCTCACCTGGTgcaccctgctctgctcagacTTCTCGAGGTTGTTCCTCTGTGCCACCCCTCGTGATGTCCATGGGATGCTCCATCACTGCTGTCGTTCCTTGGGGCgctctgctcagctgcttttctctggaagCGTAGAAACATGGCTCTACACGCTAGTGACCGCCCTGCCATTGGCATTGCCCCAGGCCTTCAGCTTCTCCAGCCACCCCGGCGCCTCTTCCACCAGGCTCGACATCTTCTGCTGCGGGAACCTCCAAGGTAAaaagagttgttttctttcatggaaACCCTTCATCCCATCAAGATGTCTTGGGAAACAAGTGCCCCAGCAGCCTGAACCTCCTGCCGTGACATGAACCAAGGCCACAAAGAGCTCcgagctgctcctgccctcccAGCCAAAGGTTTCCAAAGCCACGCGCCAAGGCCAAGCCCCTGTCTATGCACTCCCAGCGTCCCCGTCCCACTGTGTCCCCGTTACACCCTGTGGTGCACCACGGACCCTGAGGGGCTTTGCCCACCCTGGCCTGGACctggggaggagctgggggCCGGGAACCCGTCACGCCGTCCCCCCCCGGCCACGCCATCGCGTCCCCCCTGCTCGGGGCCCTGTGTCACCTATGCAAGTAGCTCTGTGTCTcctccctggggctgggggaggctgGACTGGGGGCGTGGGGGTGGCGGTGGGACCCTCCTCTGTCCCCACGGCAGTTTGGGGAGCTGCACTCACTACCCTGTGCCCCTTGGgtgcagcacccatgggtgcctgGCACCTCCCCAGGGTGGGAGCTCAGCCCTTTTTTCACCCCAAGGGGCCCTGAGAGGTGACAAGGACACTGGGACAGgctctgttaaaataaaacctttattGGACTGGCTTGACACCGGGGTGTAAATGTGTGTCCGGCGCTGGAGCAGGGGTCAGGGACATGGCCACCAGCCAAGCAAAGCCGCGACGCCGCAGGCATGGGGTGGCACTCACATCGCATGGCACTTGGTGACAGGGTCACCTTGGGGAGCACACAGTGGCAGGGTCGCCTTGCAGAGTACATGGTGACAAGATCCCCTTGCCAACCTCCTCGTGACAGGGTTCCCTCGGGGAGCGCATGGTGACAGGGTCCCCTGGCCGACTTTGTGGTGACAGGGTTCTCTTGGGGAGTGCACATTGACAGGATCCCCTGGACAACCACGTGGTGACAAGGTCCCCTTGCCAACCTCGTGGTGACAGGGTCCTCTTGGGGAGTGCACGGTGATGGGGTCCCCCGGCCAACCTCATGGTGACAGGGTTCCCTGGCCAACCTCATGGTGATGGTACCATCCTTGCAACCCAAGTTGGTCAGGGACCAGCATGGCTGGCGGTGGTGACATTTGGAGGTTGCTATCACCCGTCTCTATGGGCTGTGTTGGGCTATCAGTGGCCTGGCCACCCTGTCCTGGTTCTCACAGCATCACTGTCCCCTTGGGACAGGAGTGGGGCATCAAAGCCAGGAGATGGGGTGGCACTATGGGACATGGAGGGGTTTCCTCACCCCCTTGGGGTCCACCATCCCCTTGAGGTCCtcacccagccctgctgtcaCTGTGGCCAGGCAAGCGGTGTCCCCAAGCTGTCCCCACACAGGCAGCAGGGTGTCTGTGGCGCAGGAGGGTGCCCACCCCATGGACGGGACCACGGGGACTTCACAGGCTCTTGCATCGCACGTGCACGAAGAGCGTGGCGGGGGACAGGGACGCCCCGTCCTTGGAGAGCAGATGGACGTGACGATAGCCTGGGGACAGAGACGGGCGCTGAGTGGATGGGGGGACCGTccccgtccctgtccccaggggTGGCACCCACCCACCTTCCCTGACGCTGGCCAGCGGGAGGGTGAACTGGCCCACGAAGTCGTTGCAGGAGGTGCTGTCATAGTCCTCCACCACGAAGCGCAGCAGCGCCAGCTCGGGCACCCGCACCTCGAAGCTCAACGTTTCGTCCCAGCGCGGGTTGAAGCCTGCGGCACCAGGACACGGGATGGCCACAGCCACCAGGGCCACCAGGGCCACCTACCACCCCTGACACAGCGACTGCCTTCACCCAGCACTGCGCTCAGGTGGGGATTGGGGCAGACTGGGGCCAGGATGGGCTATACTGGGGGAACAGGGGTCAtactggggctgggctgggctaTACTGGGGGAGCAGGGGTCAtactggggctgggctgggctaTACTGGGGGAGCAGGGACTCTACTGGGGCTGGGCTGGACTGTACTGGGGGAACAGGGATCATACTCAGGCTGGGCTGGGCTATACTGGGGGAACGGGTCATACTGGGGGAACAGAGGTCAGACTGGGGGAACAGAGGTCGgactggggctgggctgggctgggctaTACTGGGGTAACGGGTCATACTGGGGCCGGGCTGGGCTGTACTTGGGGAGCAGGGAccctgctggggctgggctggacTGTACTGGGGAAACAGGAGTCATTCCGAGGCCATGACAGGCTATACTGGGGAAACGGGTCATACTGGATCTGAGCTGGGCTATACTTGGGGAGCAGGGACCCTACTGGGGCTGGGCTGGACTATACTGGGGGAACAGGGGTCATTCCGAGGCCATGACAGGCTATACTGGGGGAACGGGGGTCATACTGGGGTCATCACAGGCTATACTGGGGGAACAGGGGTCATACTGGGGTCAGGCTGGACTATACAGGGAGAGCAGGCGGTCATACTGGGGCCAGGTTGGGCCATACTGGGGGAACAGGGGCCATACTGGGGCTGTGATGGGATGTAGTGGGACAAATGGAGGTCGTGCTGGTGCTAGGCTGGGCTTTACTGGGGGAATGCGGGTGATGCCAGGGCTGGACTGGACTATACTGGGAGAATGGGGATCATACTGGGTGAATATGGGCCATACTGGGGCTTTGGTATACTGGCGGAATGGGGATCATACTGGGGCTGGA
Proteins encoded:
- the NMT1 gene encoding glycylpeptide N-tetradecanoyltransferase 1, which gives rise to MAEDGETAVRRPPARPPRPPAEDNDHEHCSDCENEAERGSGRGGLSPANDSGAKKKKKKPKRKKEKGGDHPDQTQDQAVKVNSLPAERIQEIQKAIELFSVGQGPAKTMEEASKRSYQFWDTQPVPKLGEVVNTHGPVEPDKDNIRQEPYTLPQGFTWDALDLGDRGVLKELYTLLNENYVEDDDNMFRFDYSPEFLLWALRPPGWLPQWHCGVRVVSSKKLVGFISAIPATIHIYDTEKKMVEINFLCVHKKLRSKRVAPVLIREITRRVHLEGIFQAVYTAGVVLPKPVGTCRYWHRSLNPRKLIEVKFSHLSRNMTMQRTMKLYRLPETPKTPGLRPMEHRDISAVHKLLTEYLKQFHLTPIMSREEVEHWFLPQENIIDTFVVESTPGEVTDFLSFYTLPSTIMNHPTHKSLKAAYSFYNVHTKTPLIDLMSDALILAKSKGFDVFNALDLMENKTFLEKLKFGIGDGNLQYYLYNWKCPSMAPEKVGLVLQ